A window of Magnolia sinica isolate HGM2019 chromosome 13, MsV1, whole genome shotgun sequence genomic DNA:
tggatcattatgaaatttgtttttcctcttcatccaggtctttgtgaccctatgaatgaacttagacggagaggatttctcacaaacatcacagtgggccccacctgaattcCCATAGCCGGACCGTCCGTtagcgctcgtctctgcacgccagccagaggaaggtaggggtattttcgtcctcaaattcggtgtccgtacgaggaggacaagtgcgtatgttaagtttgtattgtttcgtaaAAACCACTGGAAAAAAGGTGGGGCAgtcatgaaatgaagggaaggAAGATCCGAATGCGACGTCTAGTGGGTGTTACcgttacagtgggacccacattaatgattttttgtatatccacgccgtccatccgttttttcagtccATTTTAGAACATTTCCTGAAAATTAGGAAGATTCAaaagtcaggtggaccacatctaaggaaacagtgttgattgaacgctcaccgttaaaaactttatagggcccaccataatggttattttccatctaaatcGTTGACAAGATCGAGACATGGATACATGGAAAATAAAAAGATcgtcttgatacaaaacttttgtagcccacacaaattttttttaagggtcattcatcactttttccagtggcatggtccacctgaaatttggatctgattaagttttgagatcaaataatttgaaaaaaatggatggacggcgtggatatacaagaaattcatcagatgggccccgcACGGtatgggtaacacctaatcggctccccctGGGAAGGTACGGCGGGGAATTGCCGGAATGAATACGAGAAGAAGCGAAGGTGCCACGCGAGGCTTTGGGCAGTGTACGCGGGTTTTTATTTCTGGCAAAGTGGGGTAAATGATTCAGTAATCTAGACCGCTGTTCTAATGTGTCCCACTGTGGATATTCtattcccaaaaaaaataaaaataataataataaaattaaaattagaaGATTATGTCATTATAAATGGCTTGTCGGTATATTTCTTTTTTAATCATTTATTTTTACATCAAAAATAAGAAACATAAGAGGCTGATAAACATGGCATTAATGTGTTAGCTTATCTATGTAATAATTAATTTCCAACGGAAACATATAagaagttgaagaataagaaaataaattaagACATAATACTCAGAAAAATTAATGATAATGTGCACATAATTTATCTTTCTAAATACATAAAAAGCTTGCGGATGTTTAATGTGATGGATGTTTATGACCATCATGAGCAGAGTACGTCTTTGACTTACTTAGAACTGAGTATAAGTTCTTTTTAAGTAGGAAGGATTGATGTAGAGTTGGTTGTGGACTTACTCTTAGTTTATATGGACTAAAGAAGGTTGAATGGAAGTGGATGTATTCTATTAGATCCAAACTCACTCCTTCATGGGGGATGATGTAGCCCGGCCACAAGCATGTTCAGATTTAAGAAATTCAATCCATATTGAAATAAATTGTCATTCAAACCATAGATTaattataacttttgattcaaGTTATGGGATGCACCACCTATGATTTTGATTAGAATAGGCCATTTGTGGTCAGTTAATAGTGTCACATTGTTTCGCAAGAAAATAGATAATTCCAATTAAAAATTTTAGttttaagaaaattaaattttaaattagacATTTTTTTTCATCATAGAGTTTTAGCATGTAATGTCTTTCTAAGATTCGTTTCTTATCACATGAGGAATTATCtaacaaaattaaattataattttgtatttttaataagttttgctATTTTAAAAAAGATTCACTTTATTTATATAAGTATTCTTAATTAGAATTTGCACATTATTATTTAAGCATTCTAATTTTGTTTTAAAGATAAACTTCAATAAAACATTTCAGATTTTCCTTATTTCACGTTGATTCAAGAGTCATTTTACAACTTAAAGATTCGAAGCTCAAGCAGTGGGGctatgtttttcttcttcactttCAGTACCCTTACCTGCACCAGATGTGCCCTTTTCTGCGTCATCTACGGAGGGTTTTCAGGGAGTGGTCTGTAGAAGGTGGGATGCAataaatcaatggtctagattatcgAATCATCGGGTCCACCTGTTTGAGTTTACAACCGGCGCATACTGTGTGAAGTGTCCGCTCGAGAACGACGTAATTCCTTTGGAAGACAAAGCAGCTTTGGTTTTTACTCCCATGGTTGAGTCCGTTGATTTTACTGGCCTTAAACATTTGATGCCTTTTTAGAAATACTAAGTGTACTCGCCCGCGTGAGATCTACTGAAGGCATCGTGATGGATTTGCTAATACCGCATCCATGTTTGGAatcaggaccattcatcatgtaagGTTCATTAAGAATCTTCTAAGGTCCAAAATTAGTATTCATATACTCATTCAATAGGCTAATTGGatattgaatatggaccattcataAATTGTGATGAAAAACAGCACTTTTTTACACGTGTATCCTACAAGATGAACATACATAAGGAACATGAAAACGTCGGAGGCACTTGATGAACGACTAGGATCTCTTTCAGATGTAACAGGTTCCCAGGTGTCAGAGGCGAGTAGAAAAGCAATTTACTCGCGCGAGTACTCTAATTACTCTTTTTTTTGGCGGGATAAGATACCATTTTATTCTCCTCGGTGGGTCCCATGAAAACGCCACCATCAGTTTTCCACGTTTCATTACGGGTTGCGGATTGGCCATTGCCTACTGGTCGGTGGTTTGTGGGCTtaatgcgatgtatgtgtttcttccaCGCTGTCCACCCGGATCATTTTTTCGGTATGAGCCCATatacgaggtagatccaaatctcaagttacCATATCACACCGAACGGTGTTCATTAaaacccactattaaaaacctcttTGAGTGACAAAAGTTTCAAATCAAACTTGACGTAGAGTAGGTAGCGACCGGTTTCATggttaagatggatcagaaaagggctAGTccacgacaaaagtgatccatatcgtcagaccttagattgggcatatctcacaatccgaaatgagttattgggcataaaatatatgattttagagtagaacaagctactttagccaaccaaccctgctacaacgggttgcgcaagccggatttgcgaaataccgttGAATCAATGgttgtttccttattttaatttcatttttcctaaaaatagtaagtttgagtttgattataactttttatCCATtcggctttaagagttgcgcccaacgcaaGAAGagattagaaaaattaggagaacagcttggtaaagctaaataggacacatactatttttggccgaaaaccttgcgcactagtagaacatcacgatcgtctataaatataagttgcgaattctaggagttttagatgtagtttgcttctgatttttcttccattgtttggtatccctatttaaagggttgtgaactcgtttatttcatttattaatcaattttgaattttatagaatttattttctattttgtttactttttttctcatggattcgagaagcctctgtgaggagtccagagaagttccgtggattcggaataattatccttgaggaagacggtgattaacctcatcatgttcatccctgcgtcaattggtatcaaagcgaggattcccctcgggccaatggcaaacaatgaaggtatgagccAAAGTCCTATGAATGGTGATACAAAGATTCGTGATCTTgcgaaaagaatggaagcttttcaccgagagagtcagttgaccatacaAGGGCTGCAGCCAGCCCTCAACCGTCTTGCAGATGCATTACTTCTGCCCTAGCCCTAGGCAGTGCTGCGCCGCCACCTATGATTTCTCCACCACCCGTGGTTATTGTTcggcacaaccccgattttcataAAGAACTACCAGTAGCAAACCGtaaggctacaccagatgatttaaGTTCTAGCGACAAGGACCTTAATGAAAGTTTTGCCCGACGATCAACATATAGaggcgatcatctagatcatgctgaaagagactattgaggtaaggctgaacttcctagttttaatggtttattatgtatagaagatttcttcgattggctagccgaagtagagaaatattttgattatatggacgtgccagatcataaaaaggtaaaattggtagcgtttaaattaaaatctggtacttctgtatggtgggagcaattacaactctcacgagtccaccagaacaaggcgcccatctcatcatggccacggatgagacatcttcttcgatcatgattcctCCCTAGAGATTATGAGTAGATGTTATTCCAGCAATACCAGAATTGTCGACAAGAAAATCGAACCGTcatagattacactgaagaatttcagcgGTTGGCAatacgaaacgatctgtcagaatttgAGTCACAAAAGGTGGCATAATTTATAAGTGGGTTgtgaccgacaattcaggaccgaatttagatgtacccagtcgggaccatggatgaagcagttcacttggcgggtagggcagaaacgcaACTTACAAGAGTTCCTGCTCGGccctatccttcaactcgactccCCTTGACGAGTCCTACACAAGATCCAATGCTGGCACGATGAAAAGATCTAGTAAAAGAACGTCCTTAACCTCCTCCAATCACAAACTATGATACGGAGAGCAACTCATCCAAatctcaacgtgcagcacccacaacagcgggcccaagtaggattccaaatccttatgcttggCTAAGGTCGAGTAGTTGTTACCGTTGTGGCTAACCAGgctacttatcaaacacttgtcctcaacgtccagCAGCAAACTTGaccataaacgaagggggcactgaatatGAGGCCGAAGAAGAAGACCCTGGCTTTGATGAATATGAATAAGCCACTAAAGAAATAACAGATGGCGATGAATTAATGGGCGAGGATCATGGCGATttttagttgtgaggcgattactgtataccccacagaaggaattacatccacaacgatataatatattttgtactcggtgcactgtcaacggaaatgtctgtgatgtgatcataggcAATGGTAGTactgagaacatcgtctcaagggtgatggtggacaagttgtagcTACCAACGAGAAAACAtcattccccgtactcaattggctggataaaaaatgtGAACGAGACCaatgtaactgaacaatgcactatctcgttttcaattgacaaaaattataaggatcaaatactttgcgacgtggttgacatggaagcatgccatcTGTTACTCGGTTGACCCTAGTAGTTGGGCAGTGATGTGACCCATCGAGGACAAGacaatgtttacgtattcgtcaagaatagtcgaaaaataatcatttCCCCTATAGCACCAGATAttcaccctgaagcctctaaagtagaggggagttccctcttgagcatttgagatttcatggaggaatctaaagAAATCGGCAAGGTATACGccatagtggtgaagggcgaggaatcgGATCTTTCGAACATTTcttcaagtttaagactattgttaaacgaattcaaagaattCTGTccttaagatttaccaaatggattgctccccatgagggatatccaacatcacgtagacctcgtccctggtgctagcctgcccaaccgccctcattatcggatgaatcCAAAAGAgtatgagatacttcaggggcaagtggaggaattgatctgtaagggtttcttgagagagagcatgagcccaggtgctgcaggtcctacaaattaacaagttggtCTTTAATTTGAAGaaaccacctgatggacgggaaTGATGTGATCCCTACCGGACTGGGACCCTTTCGTCAAAGTAGGCGACCCGATACATTTTGCATAGATCAAGAATGTATCGTATGGCAGCTTCACTACATGCACTATGGAGGTGACTGCCTTTGTTAGAGACCATAAGCACCATCAATTCCCCCACAAGGTGCAGCACGTGCCAAGCATGTGGCAACAGGGACCGTTAatctggtgaggcccactgttagATGGGCCGTATACCAAAATTCTCCTTGGCGTCAACTAACTTAACTGTCTTATGTATGCTCTGTAAATGTACAGTCCTAAGCCATTGCCCCACCCTCAACAGTCAACAATCCAACAACTCAATGACTACTATTTTCAGATAGGAAGCCTTTGGAATGTAATCCATAGAAATAAGGTCCCATCAGATTAACAGTTCTGATCATGGGCGAGTCGCCCTATAGTTGCAGTTGGAACGGATAGCATATATATGTGTCCTTTGAGCTGTGTCATTTCTACCCAATGAGCAGGAATGAAATCCGCCACGCTgtatgataaaagaaatggacCTCTACAACAATCTACCAACAGTCCACTTCCaacatacaagtgtggcccagctgatgaccagaccagcttgatttttaggccagcTCACACATGCAATCAAGTCTCCTTGGGCAGGTAGATTTCTCTTATTTATCAGTAAACTCGATAACAGCAACAATGTAGCATTTCAGATGCAGCCAACGTCATCGATGGAGCGAAATGGTTTTTTCTTTCTTGGTTGGAAGAGAAGGCAGGCTCGTCGGTTAGTCTAAAAACACCTGCACTACTAATCTAAGAAGCAGATAATGTATATAAACATCAGGCAGTCATACATCAGGATCTCATTCGCAAACATTTCCAGTAGTCTCTACCATCACAATCACTaaagatagaaagaaaagaaaaggaggtaCTGAGAATGACAACTAGAAGAAATTACTCGCTGCTGATTCTTATGTGGTGAGGATTGGAGGCAGGTACTTGCTTTTGGTGCCGAGAATGCGAGCCTTGGTATCAGGGAAGAACTCTGTCCCTGGCAGCTCTGTGATGTCTCCTGAACTTGTGACCCCAACTGGGTAGGTGAGCAGGTGACCCGGGAGGTCGTGATCAAGCGTCTCGCTCGTATAGAGATCCCAGTACTTCTCCGCGATATTGTTCACCTTATGAATGCACTCAAAGCTCTGTGGCTGGAGGAAAGTGTCGTCGAGCATGCCGAGGTGCTCGTACCACAACGCCATCCGTAACCCGTGGATCTGTCCACGGGCAGGCTCCCTGGTCGCCAGGTGGTATGGCTGGTATGCTCCCATGGCTATCTCAGAGTCCCTTGCGCCATCCATCGACCTCTGATTGATGTTTGCAGACCCAATGATTATGTattcatcatcaactgcaaccaACAAATACAGAAGTCAAGATACAACCATTTGTAATCAAAGACACAGCCGGCGGTGTTTAAGAATTCCAATCTGGCCGAGTTGAAAAGATTGGGAAATGGTCCTAATCTAAAGCAAAAATTTGATTGCTTTTAAAACTGGAAAACAATGACTGTGTAATCCGAAACCATGGCATGAGCTTTTTAAACTAAAACCACTAGATTGAGTTACAGAGTTTGGAGTTGACTCAGATTCAGGGCCATGAAGATCCTGTTTAGTTCAGAGTTCAATCTAGTCCAACGAAATGGAAACCCGATTTtcgaaaggaagaaagagaataaagaaaagatGAGAAATATGGCTACTTTGAAatgtgcaatatccaagctgtccatcataGGGCCCCACTATTTAGATGCCTCtgcacaaaaatcaggcagttCCACTTATGAAACAAACAGATGGCTAAAACAAGTCCTTTCAGatgtccatttgtttcataaaatGTAAACACCTAATGAGTAGACCATATTGACTTTTATGCTATAGAATCTAGATGGAAGGGCCAACAGGCAGATGGCACTACAAGCGCCAGCATAGAACATGTGCTGCCACATCGATGGGCTGAGCTACACAAAGCAAGCAGGATTAGCAAACCTCCATTAGACATTATCAGGAGCAACTCATTACATTTTGAGCAGAATGTGGTTTATTTAGAATCTGTTCATATATTACCATATGAACCAATTTGCGAAAGTTGGTCTTAACCCagaaatcaaaatttaaattttcaggTTCATTTCAACAAAATCAATGACAGACGCACTCATTTTATGGACACCAGAGTCTGGACTTGAACTGAAGCCTGGCCAGATTGAGTCAAACTCGGCTCAGTTCTGAGTCGGTGGCATTTCCGGATATTGATAATAAATCGAGAGGGATTTCAATCATTGTTGGACCAGAATCAGTTCCATTCTATCCCTGAAAAATCAGGCATGTATCAATAAATGACCTTGTGGAGTAGCGAAGTGAGAAAATACAGTGGTACATTTTTCAGCTCCAACAAAGGCAATTTATTCCCAAATAAAAGGCAATCCGAATAATAAAAGCTAATGACTTCCATGAGATTCAAAGAGAAAATTATCAATTTGTAGTCATGTTCAAAAACTCCAGGAATTCAGCCATGTCTACTTGATTCAGACACACTCCGAATACCAAGTTCAAATCCATATTAAAGAAAAACAAGGTTAAAACAGCTAACAGACTAAATAATCAGCAGGTTTTTCATTGACTCAAATAAAATATGAAACCATTACTCATCAGACTCGAGTCATGATATATTATTGAAGTTCAGTGGCAGGGAAATTGCATACCTATCATCATCTTGGCATGAACATAGATCATGAATCGCCTGGCCTGCTGAGCTCTACTATAATCAGAATCTGCCTGTGGTTCCCCCTGTGGAGTATACTCTCCATCCTTCTTCACCTCTCGGTTTGCAAGACAAAAAAACGTCAAATAATCCTTGGGGTTTGCCTCGAGCCCCTTCGCACGTAGGGCCTCAGCGATGTCAGTATACATCATCTCCATCGTCCTTCTCTGCCAATCTAATATCGCTTGCACAGAAGGAGACTCCGGCTTCCCCTCAGGCCACATTGGAATCACAACATAGACAGTAAACCGCTCTCCAGCTTCAATTTTACTGACAATCTTTAGTGATAGCTCCTTTGGAATGAGATGCAATGCACCAATATCTTCAACCTCGATGCCGTCTGCTTTCCACCCAAAGGAACTGCCAAGGAAATACTGGTTTTCAATGTAGATAAAATCCTTCGCTCGGCGGATGGCATGTATATAAGCATCTTGAATGCTCCGATCAATGATGTTATCCTTTCCACTAACAAGTCCAGCTCTAGCTGCATCCTCTGGTGTCTCAGGGAAGCCGAAAGCAGCTCCTCCGTCAATAGAACGGAATAACTGCACATTCCAGGTTTCTGTGTCTTCAGGGAACATGACAGGAGATGGGGTGATGATGATATCAGCGAGATCTCTGAGCTCGAGAAGCAGGCCCTTCCTACCTTGCTTCCTCCATCTCTGCTCAAAATTGAACAAGACGTCCCAGGCAATGGGACCTTCAAGCCGGCAATGAATGTCATGCCAGGGCTGTCTCGGTCCACCTTTTGTGATTGAAGCACCTTTGAAATTGCCTTGAtagaaatcatcatggtgggccgtgtCCAAGGTCCTAAAAAGAGAATGAAACTGTGTATCGTATCTCCCATTGCAGAGATCGATACCTCCGACATAACTCACAATCCTCCTCTGCTGCGAACCTTCATTAGGCATCTCACTATCTACCACTACAATCTTTTGATGATGAGTGAACATGGTAGAGATCTCCAGGTCCTGAATTATACTTCCTCCATCGTCAGGATTTCGTGGGCAAAGAACACAGTGAACTTCTGTCCCTGCAAAGTAATTCCTAGTTTCTTCATCATGGGTGACCATCAACCCATCCTCCTTTAGTAAAGGCACAGAGGTTCTGTCATCCCAAACAAGCATAAGAACTCTAACACCTTCGTTGGATTTCATCTTGAGGAGCTCCCCAAGTGTCATATCTCCTCCTGGCTTCTGCCTCCGAGAATCCCTTATCAAGGTGATCTCGGTGTACACAGACCATCCTGTGATGTAAATCAAGTGTTTCGCATTTGTAATTGCATCGAAAACATCCTCCCAGCATCTGTGAGGCTTGTAATACTCTCCATCAGCAAGAGGGATTTTTGGTATGAAGTTGTCAGGGACGTGGGCATCTTGGTACAGAGAGACTTTGCATCCCTGCCTCTGAGAGAAGAATGTGTAAGGGACGCCAGGGAATTTTGGACTTCTGATCCCCCGTGCCCAGTTGCGATCACGTGAAATATCAAAATATTGTAGTTTCACATGGATCTTAGCACCTCCACCTATAGGCTTACGGTCTTTATTCAAGATCTCCACCCATCGATCGATTTCCTCTCCATTTAGGAGTTCTTTAACAGGAATGTAAGCTCTTCCAATCAGTGTTGCTCCAATTGGATTATCATCTTTGACGGTGAAGATAACATCAGCAGCCAAATGGGCACAATAGATGTGAAACGATTCGTACCATCGAGGGTTAAAAGGTTCGTTTTCAATGATTTGGGTTCGGCCAACTCTAGCTTTTTCTAGATCAACAGTCGCATACACTTTGGCAGTCCCTTTGCCAATGCCAATAGTTTCCTCGAGCTATAAAAAGGATTTACAGGTGTAAACTAaacatgaaagaaaagaaaaaatagcaAAGAAGGAAAACTAATTAAGAAGCAATGAAGGAAGTTCATGCCGTAAGCGAAGAGAAAAAGACCTTCGGGTGGGAAAATTACACTCTCCTGATCCATAAAAATCCTATTATGAAACATCTCTTTTGTTTGTTTTGGGTCTCCAAAATTTGCAACAAGAAAACAAATTTGAGAAACCAAGTAAAGCAGATACAGCAaagatatatttatttatttatttttttaagaaccATAGTCATGTACAGTAGGCGTTTGCTTGTAGTAAATAAATGAAGTTCAGGAAAAAAgaatggaaaagaaaagaaaaaacaaaagaaaacagcgACTGGCATTACAAAgagttaaaaagaaagaaatacttGCCAACAACAATCATCAAATGCAAATACACACAATTTATATTCAGTATTAGCTGCTAGAAAGAAAGGGATAGGAACAAAGAAACAAGATCAAAAAGTTTCATGGCAATGAATTCTCTTTGAAAATAGATGTCACTACATTTCTTAAGTGTTGGATAAAAgtgttcttttttcttctctctctctctctctctctctctctctctctctctctctctctctctctctctctctctctcaaggtgGTTGGTCAGAAGTTTGGTTTCAAAGAACTGAATTTTAGAAAATTGGCGCAAGATCTAAAAGCATTTGAATTGGTAAAACTGCACACGTCTTCCATTTTACACACAATAACTTCTCTTGGTAAGAACAACATATAAACAAATGAGGATATATGGAAATTCCATAAGAAATTAGAAAACAAAAgatcaatgatgatgatgatgatgaagaaaagaTCAATGATGTCTTCCAAATATTATGTATGCAGAGCCTTAAGCTTTACACCACAACATTTGTTGAAAATAAAAATGCAGTTTCAGAGAACTGAATTTCAGAAAATTTGCATAATATCTAAATGAATTTGAAAAGGGAAATTTGAAATTATCTTCCATTTTTATGTTAATTGAGGTCTCTTGGTGAGAACAACAGAAAAACAAATGAGTGTATAAATGAAAATTCCATAAGAAATTAGGAAGACCTAAAAAACATCAACCAAGTATTCCAACAATTCCAGACATTATATATGAAGACCTTAGCTCTGCGTCAATCTTCAGTACTTTTCCTTTTTGTTGCATCAAGATAGAGTTCTATTCAgggaagagaaaaaggaaaatcaAGTCATCATCGTCACAGCCTTCTCCCAGTTACTTGGGTTGGCTGAAACCAAAATGAAATACATGCTAAAATTCTTATATATTTGTTACAATTAAAAGTTTTCATCGCTGCTTTTTGGTCTGTGGCATTTTACAGAATTGAAAAAGCATAACTGAAGTACTCTAGTGGATGTTTTGAACTAAAATGAAGAAGGCTACAAAGCAATAAACTATCAATTGGTAAGTAGTGCATCTGTTCTCCATATCCTCTAACAATTTGTACTGGTATCAAATAAAAGACAACACATGGCCATAAAAAGCCTTTAATCATATATTATAATTTACAGAGTTCACCCTTTTGCATGACTTTTTTCAAATTAAGAAATTTGAAGCAAGTATTTTGCTTAATGAAATGCCTCCATACATCCGCTGCAACTCCTTTTCAATTTATCATGATCTTTAAATTTTATAAGAAATCTTAAcacctctttgtaatttctaattATTGTAGTGTACCTGAAACTATAGGTTTTGCAAGAACCATGATAGTGTAACTCATGTAGGTACCTGACAGTAACCTCGCCTAGGTAACTCCCACTAACTAAGTGCCAcatgggtggaactttcatgatatccaccctgtccatcaatTACAATACCTCATTTTC
This region includes:
- the LOC131223151 gene encoding phospholipase D alpha 1-like isoform X1, whose protein sequence is MAQILLHGTLHVTIFEANAPSHKSGGGGGGGVSKFFHQLEETIGIGKGTAKVYATVDLEKARVGRTQIIENEPFNPRWYESFHIYCAHLAADVIFTVKDDNPIGATLIGRAYIPVKELLNGEEIDRWVEILNKDRKPIGGGAKIHVKLQYFDISRDRNWARGIRSPKFPGVPYTFFSQRQGCKVSLYQDAHVPDNFIPKIPLADGEYYKPHRCWEDVFDAITNAKHLIYITGWSVYTEITLIRDSRRQKPGGDMTLGELLKMKSNEGVRVLMLVWDDRTSVPLLKEDGLMVTHDEETRNYFAGTEVHCVLCPRNPDDGGSIIQDLEISTMFTHHQKIVVVDSEMPNEGSQQRRIVSYVGGIDLCNGRYDTQFHSLFRTLDTAHHDDFYQGNFKGASITKGGPRQPWHDIHCRLEGPIAWDVLFNFEQRWRKQGRKGLLLELRDLADIIITPSPVMFPEDTETWNVQLFRSIDGGAAFGFPETPEDAARAGLVSGKDNIIDRSIQDAYIHAIRRAKDFIYIENQYFLGSSFGWKADGIEVEDIGALHLIPKELSLKIVSKIEAGERFTVYVVIPMWPEGKPESPSVQAILDWQRRTMEMMYTDIAEALRAKGLEANPKDYLTFFCLANREVKKDGEYTPQGEPQADSDYSRAQQARRFMIYVHAKMMIVDDEYIIIGSANINQRSMDGARDSEIAMGAYQPYHLATREPARGQIHGLRMALWYEHLGMLDDTFLQPQSFECIHKVNNIAEKYWDLYTSETLDHDLPGHLLTYPVGVTSSGDITELPGTEFFPDTKARILGTKSKYLPPILTT
- the LOC131223151 gene encoding phospholipase D alpha 1-like isoform X4, with product MDSLFSMNCSSVLTKLEETIGIGKGTAKVYATVDLEKARVGRTQIIENEPFNPRWYESFHIYCAHLAADVIFTVKDDNPIGATLIGRAYIPVKELLNGEEIDRWVEILNKDRKPIGGGAKIHVKLQYFDISRDRNWARGIRSPKFPGVPYTFFSQRQGCKVSLYQDAHVPDNFIPKIPLADGEYYKPHRCWEDVFDAITNAKHLIYITGWSVYTEITLIRDSRRQKPGGDMTLGELLKMKSNEGVRVLMLVWDDRTSVPLLKEDGLMVTHDEETRNYFAGTEVHCVLCPRNPDDGGSIIQDLEISTMFTHHQKIVVVDSEMPNEGSQQRRIVSYVGGIDLCNGRYDTQFHSLFRTLDTAHHDDFYQGNFKGASITKGGPRQPWHDIHCRLEGPIAWDVLFNFEQRWRKQGRKGLLLELRDLADIIITPSPVMFPEDTETWNVQLFRSIDGGAAFGFPETPEDAARAGLVSGKDNIIDRSIQDAYIHAIRRAKDFIYIENQYFLGSSFGWKADGIEVEDIGALHLIPKELSLKIVSKIEAGERFTVYVVIPMWPEGKPESPSVQAILDWQRRTMEMMYTDIAEALRAKGLEANPKDYLTFFCLANREVKKDGEYTPQGEPQADSDYSRAQQARRFMIYVHAKMMIVDDEYIIIGSANINQRSMDGARDSEIAMGAYQPYHLATREPARGQIHGLRMALWYEHLGMLDDTFLQPQSFECIHKVNNIAEKYWDLYTSETLDHDLPGHLLTYPVGVTSSGDITELPGTEFFPDTKARILGTKSKYLPPILTT